The Aeoliella mucimassa genome includes the window CAACCGCGAGCTGGCGAACGAACTGCATGCCAAGGATCGCGTGAACACCTACGGCAGCTTCGATATCGCCACGCTACACAAGAATCCCTCCAACAACGCGACGGACGACAACCATGAGCGCAATGGGGCAACTGAAGGCAATTTACCACATGGTGCTCTCGCCCATTCGGGGTGAGTCGCACCAGGAGCGTCTCGATAGCTTCTACTCAGGCCAGGCCGAACACTACGACGAAACGCGGCAGAAAATGCTGCATGGTCGTGATGAGTTATTCACCGATCTCCCTGCGCCCGAAGCGGGCCAGTGGGTCGACCTCGGCTGTGGTACCGCTCGCAATGTCGAAGCCTGGGGCGACCGCCTCACGAACTTTCAGCAGGCAACGCTGGTCGACCTCTCGGAGTCGCTGCTCGGCATCGCCGGCAAGCGGGTCGAGAAAAATGGCTGGCAGAACGTCAAGCTACTGCACGCCGATGCGACGAAGGTGGAAATCGAGCCCGAGTCGGTCGATGTGCTGACCTTCTGCTATTCGCTCACGATGATTCCCAACTGGTGGGATGCTGTGGACCACGCGCTCACGCTCCTCAAGCCTGGCGGCACCATCGGAGTGGTCGACTTTTATGTCTCCAAAAAGTACCCCGCGGAAGGGCATGCCAGCCATTCCTGGTTCCGTCGCCAGTTCTGGCCGGTATGGTTCTCCAGCGACAACGTCCACCCGAACCCCGATTTGCTTCCTTACCTGGAGACTCGTTTCGAAACGGTAAGCCTCAACGAGCAGGCGGGTAAGATCATCATGATTCCGTTCCTAAGGATTCCTTACTTCCGATTCGTCGGCCGTAAGCGAGGGTAGTCTCGCTACCACACAATCTGGTCGAACAATCCGCGGAGCTTCTTGCCCCACGTGGGATTGATCGACTCGACAAAGGCAACACGCCCTCGCAGGTGGCAGCGAAAATCGCGGTGGCCTTCGTGATTTTGAGTTGCTGGGCCGTGCCGCACACAGTTCGTCAGAATCGCCTTCAAGCGATCGCGATCGCTGCGGGCGATGTTCAGATGCTGGTTGACCACCAATCCGGTCAGGCGTTGGCAAACTCCAGGCCGCATAAGCCGAGTTTTGCGGGGATGAACCTCGAAGCCTTCTTCCATGACCGTCGCCATCACATGGATGGCAAAGCGTTCCGCCGTGCGAGCAAATCGCTCGTCGCCTGAGAAAGCGAGGTCATCCGCGTAGCGGGTGTAGACCCCGCCAGACGCTTCGGCCAACCCCGCGAGTCGGCAGTCGAGTCGGTAAGCACAGAGGTTTGCCAGAGTCGGCGAGGTTGGCGCCCCCTGCGGTAGATGGGGCTGCTCGTAGAGCATTCGCATCCGCCGGATCTCGCTCGGCGACGCAGCCAGGCCTTCATCGTCCCACACCTCAGTGGGAGTCGTATTGGTGCATATCCCCGCCAGCAAATCGGCTACCCTTTCCGGATAACCCGCGGTGCGGAACAACGCGCTGAGTTGGGCGATGCGGATGGTGGGAAAGAAATCGCGAAGATCCAGCTTGAGCACCACGGGGCGGTGGATATGGGGCACGGCAAAAGTGCGAATCGATCGACCTTGGCGAAACCCATGCACCGCAGAGTGTACGGGGAATCGATCGAGCAGGTGCGTGAGAATCTGCCGCTGCAGCATGTTGAGCCGCGACTTGGGAGCCTCGATCAATCGCAGTCGGCCATTTCGTTTCGATAACACCCGATAGCGGTAGTGCTGCGTTTGCATCGAAGCAGGCTTCGTTTCCCAGCGACGCATGTCGGCAAACCACTCGAGTTCGCTCACCGCCAAGCCAAGCCAGTCGGCCAGTTGCTTGGTGGTGCAGAGCGCGGGAACATTCCACGACAGTGCGGCAAGGCTGGGGGCCATCGCAGGCTGGCACGCTTGCAAGTCGACCAATTGCAGTTCGTACTTAGTGCACGCGCGATAGAATCCTTCGTCGCATAGCATCACATTGATGAGCCGCGCCTGACGAGGACGCGTTGTGCCACCGAAATACCGATGCATCCGCTTCGCCAGCGGCGAGAGCCATCTCCACCGCTTGCCAAGCAACTGGCTACCGCGGGCGACCATTCCCTCTACTTCCAGCGGCCCCGCCAGAAAGGCGGCTGCGAGTGGTTCGGCGATGCGTTTTGGCGAACTCATAGCAATCAGGCAGGCGGCAGAGTATCCCAACGATTCTAGTCTGGCGCGAAGCGACATGCGTGCAGCGCATTACGCTTCGCGCGACGAAACATCCATCTTTCACGTTGCCCTGGGGTAACCCCAGAGAGGTAAGCCGAACCAAAGTTCGGGCATTACCAGCTTGGGATACTCTGTCGCCCAACGCTGCGAAAATCCACCATACACCAAGCCAGCATCGGTGTGCAGGAGCAAGGCAAAAAATCGCCCAGCGAATTAGCCGTCAAGCATAAACAGGGTTACTAAGTGGCTAAATATAACTGTTGAAACGTTGGCTAGGTTTGTTCTAATGGGGGAACTCGGTGCCAAACAACCGGGGTAAAACCGCGTGTTTCGTTCTTCAACCCAATCTTCCAGCATGTCTACGATCTTCTACAGCGTCATGGGCGAAGGGCGTGGGCATGCAGCGCGGGCGCGGACCGTGGTGGAAGAGCTCCGCCACCGCCATCGCATCGTGCTCTACTCGTCGCACGACGCGTTGGAGTTTCTCTGGAAGCAATACGAAAACGCCGCCGATGTGGAAGTTCGCTCGATCGAGGGGCTTAAGTTCCATTACACCGAAAAGCGTTTGAATCTTTATAAGACCATCAGCTCGGGATTGTCGCTCTGGATGCGTGTCGAAAAGCTGCTCGAGCCGCTGGTCGAAGCGATCAAGCAAGAGAAGCCAGACTTGGTGATCAGCGATTTCGAACCACTCGTCGCCCGCGCGGCCCATCGCACGAACGTACCGGTGCTGAGCTTCGATCACCAGCACTTTCTGTTGGCCTACGACCTTTCGATCCTGCCAACCCAACTTCGTTGGTGGGCCCGTAGTATGCGTTTGGCGGTCTGGATGTTTGGCATTGGGCAGCAAAAAACCATGGTGAGTGCGTTCTATAGTCCTCCGCTCAAACGGGGGTACGAAGACGTGGTGCAGGTAGGTCCTTTGTTGCGTCCCACGATTCGCCAGCGCGAGACCAGCGACCAGGGATTCTTGCTTTCGTACCTCCGGCGACAAACGCCCGAGGCCACGGTTCGTAAGCTTGGTAGCCTTGGCCTTCCGGTGCGAATCTATGGGCTCGGCAAACGTCCTCCGCAAGGCAATGCCGAGTTCTTTGAAGTCGACGAGCACTCGTTTACCGAATCGCTCGTCACCTGCAAGGCGGTGGTCGCCGCAGCAGGCAATCAACTGCTTGGCGAAGCGTTGTACCTGGGCAAGCCATTTTTTGCGATGCCTGAGCGAAAGCACTTCGAGCAACGCATCAACGCTTGTTTTCTGAAGGAACTCGGCGGTGGCGATTGGGCTTACGTTGAACGCGTGGAGCAGTCGCAGTTGGATGCGTTCATGGCCAACATAGAAATGTACCGTGAGAACCTGAAAGGCCGCCAGGAGGAGTTTGACGGAACCCCCAAAGCGGTGGCAACCATCGAAGCGATACTTAGTGAGACTCGTGCCAAGTAAGTGGTAACTCTTAGCGAAGCTCACTCATTGCTTCGCAGCCAGTTTGGCAAGCTCGCTCACGGTGACCAATCGATAGCCCTGTTGTTGAAGCTGCGGAATGATCTCGCGGAGTACCGCCAGCGTGCGCTCCCCGCGGGCTCCCTGATCGTGCAGCACGACCACCGCCCCCGGGCGGACACGCCCCATGACATAACGAGAGGAGAACGAAACCGAAGTATGATGACTATCCCAAGGAAAAACGTTGCCCAGCAGTAGCTGCAAGTCTTGCGATTCTGCGGCACCGGCCATCGAAAGAGTAAGCACCCCCGCGCCCGGTCGGAGCCACCGCACCGAACCAAAATCGCTAAGCGTATGCTGTGCTTCCGCAACGTCGGCCGCAAAGGTGTCGGCCGACATCTGCCATGCCGGTTGGTCGCGAGTTTGATGATTGCCGAGTTCGTGAGTCTCGGCGATACGCTGCAAGATAGTCGACGATAATTCGGGCTGTTCGCCCGTTGTGTCGGTCATCACAAAGAAAGTAGCTTGCACCGCGTGCTCGTCGAGCAAATCAAGAATGGCCGAGGTCGTCACCGGATCGATGGCATCATCGATCGTAATCGCCAGCACTTTATCGCTGGTGTCAAAGCAAAAAGTAGCTGCGGTAAAGTAGTCGACCGTATTCAGCAGCCATAACGGAGGAAAAATGGCAATCAACAAGCAAGAGAGTGGAAGCACCAAGCCCCCAGCAAGCAGCTTGAGTCTCCGGCGGTGTTTGCTCGCGAACAACCAGACTGCGCAGCCCAGCAGGACCCCTGCGGAGAGCATGCCAATCCCCAGCCAGCTATCGCGAAAGGCCCAGTCGTTCCCCAGTCCTAACGCGGCCATAGCAAACCGAGCCATCGCAGCGACGAGCAGACTGATGGTCAGCCAACCAAACAACCGGGCGATCATGACGATTGGGCCATCGTGGTGTCGGGCTACTGGACTTCCGCCGAATCGACATGTTCGAATTGCTCCGCTTCGAGCGGATGCACTGTGGTCGCGTCGAGATGTTCCATCAAGTAGTCCCGCTTTCGGCGAATGATGTAAGGCGTGTCGGTGTTATGCCCTCGCCCAGGCACGACAAGCATGTCGAAGTCCTTGTCGGCCTTCATCAGTGCATCGACCACTTGCATGGTGGAGGACGGATCGACGTTCTTATCGAGTTCGCCAACGATCAAAAGCAGATCGCCTTTGAGCAGGTGGGCGTTGGTCACGTTCGACTGGTCGGCGTAATGTGGACCGATCGGCCACCCCATCCACAGTTCGTTCCACCAGATCTTATCCATGCGATTGTCGTGACAACCACAGCCAGCCACAGCCACCTTGTAGAAATCGTTATGCCAGAGCAAGGCCGCCATCGCACTCTGCGCCCCAGCCGAGTGCCCCATCACCCCCACCCGCGAAAGGTCGAGCTGAGGATACTTCTCAGCGGCCGCTTGCATCCACAGTTTGCGATCCGGCAGCCCGGCATCCACCAGGTTCTTGCTGGCAACATCATGGAACGCCTTCGAGCGATACGAAGTTCCCATGCCATCGATTTTCACGACAATAAACCCAAGCTCCGCCCAACGTTGCAACCATGGAATCGAGGAGAAACCCTTTGGCACAAACGCACTGTGCGGGCCAGCATACAGATCTTCGAGCACGGGGTATTTGCGATTGGGATCGAAATCGGTGGGGCGATAGATCACGCCATAGATGTCGGTCTTGCCATCCCGTGCCTTGGCAACAAATCGCTCGGGAGCTTGCCAGCCAGCCGCTTTTACCGGCTCGATATCGGTTTGCTCGAGCGTGGCCACCAACTCGCCATCGCTGGTGCGACGCACTTCCGTCACCGGCGGCATATCGACCCGCGAGTAGCGATCGATCACGTAATCGCGTTCCGGCGAGTGACCCACCTCGTGGGTGCCGTCGCCCGCGGTGATAACCACCAAGCCGGTGCCGTCGAAGTTCACCTTGCAGCAATGAACATAGTAAGGGTCCTGGTCGGCATGAATGCCGCCGGCGTGGAACCACACCTGACGGTTTTCAACATCCACAAAGTCGACCCCTCGCACCACCCACTCGCCGGAGGTGATCTGGTGCTTCACTTCGCCAGACTTCAGATCGATAAGGTAAAGATGATTCCAGCCGTCGCGTTCCGACATCCACACCACTTCGTCGGTATCGTTCAGGTAGTAGGCGAAGTGCTTGTGGGCGTAGTCGATAAACGTCGGTTGCTCATCGTTCACTACCGGAGTGACTTCACCAGAAGTGGAGTCGACCTTTATCACGCGGGCGACCTGATGACCGCGTTGATTGTAGTAGAACGTGAAAAACTCGCTCTCGGCGTCCCAGAGCAACTCGTCAAGGCTCCAGGGATTGTCGAACAGCTCGTTGGATACTTCGATCTCGCTCTTCGATTCGACATCGAACAAGCGGGGGCGACGCAGTTCGATATCGTCCCCTGGCTTCAAGTAGTAATACGAATCGAGCTTGGGTTGCAGTTGATCTTCGGGCGACGATTCCACCAGGTACACCCGTCGATCGCCAGCGGCTTTCACGTGCATGGCGACCAGCTTCTTGGAGTCGGGCGACCAGAACACCCGGGGCTCGTAGCCATGGCGGTCCTCGCCATTGGTGGTGAGCTGCGATTCCTCATTGTTCTCGGTATTAATGAGCCAGAGATTGTGGTCTCGCTGCTCAACTTTCCACATGCCATCCGGCGAGGTCTCCGACGGAACACTCGTTCGCTGGCGGGCATCAGGACGCCAGGGACTACGCAGCCCGTTGGGCAGCTCGCTTCGTTTCGCGAATACCTTGGTCTCGCCTTGTTGGCAGTTGACCAATACGAACTCTTCGTTGCCTTCTGCTGCAGGGCGGCGATACCAAAACTCGTGCGGCGAAATCCAGTGAGGCTTCACCTTGACTTCTTGGTATTTGTCGCGAAAACGCTCGTCGAGTTTATCGGCCGCCGACTGGTCGAAAGCCATGGTCGGTGGAGTGATGAGAAAGAGGGCGAGACCAACGAACAGCAACGGGCTAAGCGAGTACTTCATGGCGAGAGCGATGGGTGGTGTCGATCGAATAAAGAAATCGAGCGATGCCAGTTGGCAACGCAAGCTCTCATTGTACACCACTTCGCTCGGCGACGCGCTACACAGTTAGTAGCCTGGACCCCGCAAGTCTATCGGACCGGTCGGCCAGTCGCGGTTGCGCCCCGGATAGCGGACAATGTGGTCGTCCTTAAAGGGGCACGCGGTAGGATCCTCCGCGGTGGAGTCGGTCACCTGATTTTCCACCAGCAGGCACCCGAAGCGGTCGTAGAACTGCTTGGCAGTCTGGCTAGTTTGAAACAGCGAGAAAGGCAGCAGTCCTTCGTCGACTCCCCGCCATGCGGATTGCACCAATCGCTCGCCCAGTTTTTGGCCACGGTAGTTCGGATCGGTGCACACGGAGCCCAACGCGGCGATGGTCATCTCTCCGGCGGTGGTGCCGATGGTTCGAGGGAACACCAACGCGTGCCCGATCACCCGACCTGCGTCGCGGATCACAAAAGATCGGCTAGCGATCTCGGGCGGGGGATTTTGATCGCCCCGATTGGTTTGCAGTTTGTCGGCGCGATCTTCGACCGTGACCCCTGGGCGGGGCCAGATGCGGATCAGCAACTCGGCAATGGCCAACGCGTCGGCGCGCGACATGTCGGCGGTCAAAATGGTCTCGATCTGCGGCATGACCACATTCGTGGCATCGGATTGTCGAAAAGTCATTTGCATACAGGAAGTATAGGCCCTGTTGCCACCGTCGAACGGCAGCCTGCTGGCGTAACTTCCAGGTCGCGGCTCGGTAGCGGCAGCCTGGTGCAGCCTATACCGATACCGGCAATTCTAACGGATCGACTTAAAAATTCCGTGAAGAGCACTGCGGGAGGCCGACAGTTGGCCTCTCGCTACGTGCTAGCGAATGCCCATCACCCCACAGGTGGCCGATTTCCAATCGAGCTCGGCGTGGGTCGCCGCCGTGGCTTCGAATGCTTCGGTGAGATGCGGCGGCATCTCGGCCATTCGGCGATGGTTCAGGTCGACGTGCGCACTCACGGTTTCCATGGTCGAGGCCAGCTTCTGCTGCGTCTCATTCACCAGATATTGCATTAGGTGGTAGAGGCGTCCGTTGCAGTCGACCAGTCGCGTGTAAACCGCTACGTTCTCACCAACCCGTACTTCCGACAGATAACGCACGTGCTTTTCGAGAGCAAAGGTGCCGCACCGTTGCTCCTCAATATACTGTCGGTCAAAGCCCACAGAATTGAGAAAGCCTCGAATGCCCTGTCCATACAGGTGGGTGTACCACATGACATTCATGTGGCCCATCTCGTCGAGGTAGTCGCTTGGAATATCCGCCTCATACGTATGAGGCAACTGCTTGATCTGTTCGATCGAAGGTTTCAGTAGCATGGAGGGTCGCAGATCAAGTGGTCGGATCGAGGGCGCTTCGCAGAAGTGCCAGGCTCTTGGGAATCGCTTCCTTCCAAGGCGCTTTGCCTTCGAACTCCAGCGAAACGTAGCCGTGGTAGTTGTGCTTACGAATCAGTTTGCCAATACGGGGATAGTCGAGGTCGAGCGTGTACCACAAACCACCGCCGTAGTAGGTTTTGGCTTGTACGTACACCGCCTTGGGAGCCAGGATCTCCAAGCGGTCGTAGGGATCTTCCAGAAAGTTGCCAGTGTCCATCGTGACTTGCAACCAAGGCGAGTCGACCGCGTCGACAATGCGCATCACGCCTTCGGCGGTGCGGCCGAGGCCCCAGTGGTTTTCGAGTCCCATGAGCACGCCGTACTTTTCAGCAGCCGGCAGCAGCTTCTCGAAGCTGTCGATCACCCAACCATAGCCATCTTCTTCGGTGTAACCGGGCAGGGTGGGTTCGATACCGCGGTTTGCCATCAGCTCGTCGAAGTCCTTCGAGGTTCCCCAACGGCCGGTGTTCACTCGCATGGTCGGAATACCCAGCTCGTGGGCCAGTTGCATGCAGCGGATGGTGTGGTCGATGTTCTTCTTCCGCTCATCTTCGTCCGGCGAGACGAAGCCTTGATGCGTGGAGAACCCGCACAGATCGAGGCCGTTGATCAGCGCCTGACGCTTGAGGTTCTGCAGACGCGAGGGGGACTCTTCGTCGAACATCTGCATGTGCAGGATTTCCACCGCATCGAACCCCATGCGGGCGGCTTCGTCGATGCATTGCTCGATGCTCAAGCGGTCGGTTGGATTGTCGCGGAAACGCCAAAACGAGTAAGTCGAAATAGCGATTGGATTCGCTTTCGCCGGCGTGGCCTGGATCGTTTCGGCCTGAGCACTCTGTCCGAGCAGGGTGGTAGCACCACCAACAGCGGCGAGTTTGGCGAAGCTACGGCGGTCGAGAGCGGAAGAGGATTGTGGATTCATGGTGCTCAATTCCGGGATGGATATAGGAGGAAAAAGGCCTGCATATACGTCGGGAAAGATGCCTAGGGGGAACCAGCAGCCAAACTGCTCGACTCCAACGCCAAGAGTTCTTTATAACGATTCACCACCTGGGGGGAACCCACCTTCGGCAGGTTGATCGACAGCACGATGCGTTTGAGCGTGCGATCCAGGCGTAAAACGAGGGCTTCGTCTTTGCGGTAGTTCAGGACGGCTTCGTCCGCTTTCGATTTCTCCTCGGCCAACCGAACCATCGACTTGTACGCCAGCATCGAGGTCACCTTCTTTTCGAACTCGTCGGCTCGCTCGGCCATCAACGAAGCGAGCATCGGCGACAGATCGGAGTCGAGCTCGGGCCATTCGCGGCGGACCTCGGCCAGCACGCGGTCGCGGGTGCGGCGGTAATTTCCGGTGGTGCGGCTCGAACTGCGGCGGGCCCGCTGCATGTCGCGTCGCACCCGGTTGAGCGCCTGCTTCACTTGACTCACGTTACCATCGAGGTCGAGGGAGAGTTTCTTGGAGATGCACTCCACGATGTACCGATCGACCGGATCGGCCTGCTCCAACAACGCGGGAAGCGAGCCTTCGAGTTTCTGCAGTTCGGGCAGCGGGAGCCGGCGTGGTTCATTCGTCTTGCGGTCGCGATGGTACTGAGTCTCGATCGAGTTGCCATCGGTGCTGAAGTAATCGAGGTAAGCATCTGAAGTGCGAATCGGAATATCGACCGTCTCGCTCTCGCATACCGCGTAGGCGTGGGCTTCGGCAAACGAGGTCACACCGTCGCTATCGATATCCACTTTGTCGATGGTGCTGCCGAGCCGATCGTGGCCGGCGATCGCCGCCCAGAAGAACGAGCTGTACTCCTGATACGACTCTTCGTTCACGCCGGGCGTGCAGCCCGCTGCGGGGCGGTCGTGGACCTGGGCAAAGAAACCGGCTCGCAATTGCCGAGCGATGCCCTTGGTGGGATCGGCTTCGTTGAACATGGTGTGGGCGAAGCCCCCCGCGTAGCACTGCACCATCACCAGCACCACGGGAGTCTCCTCCGGCAGCTTACCGAGCCAGTTCGAAAACTCGGCTGCTGAGAATCGGCGGTGGTTCCAGGTGTAGACCGACGTGTTGTGCGGGGTCTTCTCGTCGCCAGAGCCGCCGTGGGCGGTTGCGTACACGATGAGTCGGTCGTCGCCTTCCACGCGTCGGCCAAGTTGCTCGAGGTAATTGCTGATTACCCCTGGCGAGGTACTGCCCGTGACGTTGGAAAGGGAATGGTTACGGTAGGCGATATCGAGATCATCGGCATCGCCAAACAGCTCAATGGCAATTCGCCGGCCTGGCGAGCATTCGAACGAGGGATCGCGATATTGCAGGTCACGATGGTCATCATCCCCATCGGCAAAAAACACCGTGTGCGCTGGGTCGTCGGGGCGTTGCTCGGCGAGCACTTGCCGAAAGAACTCGACATTTCGCTCCAGCGACACCTGGTTGCCTTGTGGGTCGTAACCACCCCCGATGGTGAGGAAATGGTCGTCCGCCAAAGTGTCGCTGATCATCAGCCATCCGCTGATCATCAACAACAGCCAGAAGCATGCAGGACTCCGCATAGATGGTTCCTTCACTTGCATTCAATTTTGCCTGAATTAGTAGTTATAGAGCAGTGACCAGCGTCCTGCCACATTTTCTGGGGAAAGTATTGGATTGATTTCTACCCGTGGGGCGTCGGTATGGTAATCGTGGCAAAGTACGTATACTAATGCTCTCGGCGATGTTGTTTTCGCCAACCGATTGCCCCCTATTCGCTTACGTATTCCCATGTCCGGACGAAGTACGACGATCGACATCGACCCCGCTGAAGTGGAACGCCAGCTACAAGCGAACGCGGAAATGCTGCGTACCCAGCTCGATGGACTTCGCGAAACCGGCAACATGTTGCACGCTCGGGGGTGGTCGCTCGGTACCAGCAGCAATTACAGCGTAGTGCTCGAGCGGGGGCCTCTGGAGCTCCTCCTGACTGCTAGTGGTAAAGATAAAGGACGCCTGGAGCGGACCGATTTTGTGCGGGTGAACGACCGCGGGCAGCGGATTGAACGCCCTGGCGACGATTTTCCCGCCGAAAACAAACCCTCGGCCGAAACGCTGCTGCACGTAGTGCTGTCCGAACTCCCCGACACCGGCGCGGTGCTGCACACCCACTCGGTGTGGGGCACGCTGCTCTCCGACCGATTTTTCGAGCAAGGGTATGTCGAGATCTCCGGCTTTGAGATGCTCAAAGGGCTCGAGGGGATCCCCACCCACGAAACTACCAAGCGGGTGACCATTTTCGAAAACACGCAAGACATCGCTAGCCTGGCAGCCGAGGTCCGTGAGCGTTTGCGTGATGCCGAGAACCCCCTGGAGCATGGTTTCTTGATCCGCAAGCATGGCCTGTACACCTGGGGACGCGACTTGGCAGCCGCACGCCGACACATCGAAGTGTTCGAGTTTCTGTTTGAGTGCGTCGGTCGGCTCGAATTCTCAGCGAAATCGTAAACCCTATCCCAACGGATAAACCTATGGCAACTCTCACGATCGCGGACAACGAACGACGAACCAGCGATGTTCAAGAGATTGAACAGTTCCTGTCGCCGTTTGGTATTTGGTACGAACATTGGGCCGTGGAAGGGCGTTTGACCGAACAGGCAACGGCCGACGATATTCTGCAGGAGTACGCTCCTGAGATCGAACGCCTCAAGACTCAAGGCGGATACGTGACCGCCGACGTGATCAACGTTGCGCCCGACACCCCGAACCTGGATGCGATGCTCGCCAAGTTTGATAAAGAGCATACGCACAGCGAGGATGAGGTGCGGTTCACGGTCGAAGGTCGCGGGGTGTTCTGGGTGAATCCCGAGAATGGACCGGTGTTCTCGATCGAAGTCGAAGCGGGCGACCTGATCAACGTGCCAGCTGGCGTGAAGCACTGGTTCCATCTGTGCGACGATCGCCACATACGCTGCATTCGGTTGTTCCAGGATCCCACGGGGTGGACTCCGGAGTATATCGATCAAGGTGTGCACGAGAAGCATCCGCCTGTCTGTTGGGGAAATAGTTACTTGCCAAGTGAATCGAAGTTTAAACCGCCGGTG containing:
- a CDS encoding class I SAM-dependent methyltransferase, translated to MVLSPIRGESHQERLDSFYSGQAEHYDETRQKMLHGRDELFTDLPAPEAGQWVDLGCGTARNVEAWGDRLTNFQQATLVDLSESLLGIAGKRVEKNGWQNVKLLHADATKVEIEPESVDVLTFCYSLTMIPNWWDAVDHALTLLKPGGTIGVVDFYVSKKYPAEGHASHSWFRRQFWPVWFSSDNVHPNPDLLPYLETRFETVSLNEQAGKIIMIPFLRIPYFRFVGRKRG
- a CDS encoding glycosyltransferase family protein, with translation MSTIFYSVMGEGRGHAARARTVVEELRHRHRIVLYSSHDALEFLWKQYENAADVEVRSIEGLKFHYTEKRLNLYKTISSGLSLWMRVEKLLEPLVEAIKQEKPDLVISDFEPLVARAAHRTNVPVLSFDHQHFLLAYDLSILPTQLRWWARSMRLAVWMFGIGQQKTMVSAFYSPPLKRGYEDVVQVGPLLRPTIRQRETSDQGFLLSYLRRQTPEATVRKLGSLGLPVRIYGLGKRPPQGNAEFFEVDEHSFTESLVTCKAVVAAAGNQLLGEALYLGKPFFAMPERKHFEQRINACFLKELGGGDWAYVERVEQSQLDAFMANIEMYRENLKGRQEEFDGTPKAVATIEAILSETRAK
- a CDS encoding acyl-CoA thioesterase, with product MLLKPSIEQIKQLPHTYEADIPSDYLDEMGHMNVMWYTHLYGQGIRGFLNSVGFDRQYIEEQRCGTFALEKHVRYLSEVRVGENVAVYTRLVDCNGRLYHLMQYLVNETQQKLASTMETVSAHVDLNHRRMAEMPPHLTEAFEATAATHAELDWKSATCGVMGIR
- a CDS encoding reverse transcriptase family protein; protein product: MSSPKRIAEPLAAAFLAGPLEVEGMVARGSQLLGKRWRWLSPLAKRMHRYFGGTTRPRQARLINVMLCDEGFYRACTKYELQLVDLQACQPAMAPSLAALSWNVPALCTTKQLADWLGLAVSELEWFADMRRWETKPASMQTQHYRYRVLSKRNGRLRLIEAPKSRLNMLQRQILTHLLDRFPVHSAVHGFRQGRSIRTFAVPHIHRPVVLKLDLRDFFPTIRIAQLSALFRTAGYPERVADLLAGICTNTTPTEVWDDEGLAASPSEIRRMRMLYEQPHLPQGAPTSPTLANLCAYRLDCRLAGLAEASGGVYTRYADDLAFSGDERFARTAERFAIHVMATVMEEGFEVHPRKTRLMRPGVCQRLTGLVVNQHLNIARSDRDRLKAILTNCVRHGPATQNHEGHRDFRCHLRGRVAFVESINPTWGKKLRGLFDQIVW
- a CDS encoding polysaccharide deacetylase family protein, with the translated sequence MIARLFGWLTISLLVAAMARFAMAALGLGNDWAFRDSWLGIGMLSAGVLLGCAVWLFASKHRRRLKLLAGGLVLPLSCLLIAIFPPLWLLNTVDYFTAATFCFDTSDKVLAITIDDAIDPVTTSAILDLLDEHAVQATFFVMTDTTGEQPELSSTILQRIAETHELGNHQTRDQPAWQMSADTFAADVAEAQHTLSDFGSVRWLRPGAGVLTLSMAGAAESQDLQLLLGNVFPWDSHHTSVSFSSRYVMGRVRPGAVVVLHDQGARGERTLAVLREIIPQLQQQGYRLVTVSELAKLAAKQ
- a CDS encoding GNAT family N-acetyltransferase, encoding MTFRQSDATNVVMPQIETILTADMSRADALAIAELLIRIWPRPGVTVEDRADKLQTNRGDQNPPPEIASRSFVIRDAGRVIGHALVFPRTIGTTAGEMTIAALGSVCTDPNYRGQKLGERLVQSAWRGVDEGLLPFSLFQTSQTAKQFYDRFGCLLVENQVTDSTAEDPTACPFKDDHIVRYPGRNRDWPTGPIDLRGPGY
- a CDS encoding sugar phosphate isomerase/epimerase family protein, whose translation is MNPQSSSALDRRSFAKLAAVGGATTLLGQSAQAETIQATPAKANPIAISTYSFWRFRDNPTDRLSIEQCIDEAARMGFDAVEILHMQMFDEESPSRLQNLKRQALINGLDLCGFSTHQGFVSPDEDERKKNIDHTIRCMQLAHELGIPTMRVNTGRWGTSKDFDELMANRGIEPTLPGYTEEDGYGWVIDSFEKLLPAAEKYGVLMGLENHWGLGRTAEGVMRIVDAVDSPWLQVTMDTGNFLEDPYDRLEILAPKAVYVQAKTYYGGGLWYTLDLDYPRIGKLIRKHNYHGYVSLEFEGKAPWKEAIPKSLALLRSALDPTT
- the mtnB gene encoding methylthioribulose 1-phosphate dehydratase — its product is MSGRSTTIDIDPAEVERQLQANAEMLRTQLDGLRETGNMLHARGWSLGTSSNYSVVLERGPLELLLTASGKDKGRLERTDFVRVNDRGQRIERPGDDFPAENKPSAETLLHVVLSELPDTGAVLHTHSVWGTLLSDRFFEQGYVEISGFEMLKGLEGIPTHETTKRVTIFENTQDIASLAAEVRERLRDAENPLEHGFLIRKHGLYTWGRDLAAARRHIEVFEFLFECVGRLEFSAKS
- a CDS encoding 1,2-dihydroxy-3-keto-5-methylthiopentene dioxygenase, with the protein product MATLTIADNERRTSDVQEIEQFLSPFGIWYEHWAVEGRLTEQATADDILQEYAPEIERLKTQGGYVTADVINVAPDTPNLDAMLAKFDKEHTHSEDEVRFTVEGRGVFWVNPENGPVFSIEVEAGDLINVPAGVKHWFHLCDDRHIRCIRLFQDPTGWTPEYIDQGVHEKHPPVCWGNSYLPSESKFKPPVEL
- a CDS encoding S9 family peptidase; protein product: MKYSLSPLLFVGLALFLITPPTMAFDQSAADKLDERFRDKYQEVKVKPHWISPHEFWYRRPAAEGNEEFVLVNCQQGETKVFAKRSELPNGLRSPWRPDARQRTSVPSETSPDGMWKVEQRDHNLWLINTENNEESQLTTNGEDRHGYEPRVFWSPDSKKLVAMHVKAAGDRRVYLVESSPEDQLQPKLDSYYYLKPGDDIELRRPRLFDVESKSEIEVSNELFDNPWSLDELLWDAESEFFTFYYNQRGHQVARVIKVDSTSGEVTPVVNDEQPTFIDYAHKHFAYYLNDTDEVVWMSERDGWNHLYLIDLKSGEVKHQITSGEWVVRGVDFVDVENRQVWFHAGGIHADQDPYYVHCCKVNFDGTGLVVITAGDGTHEVGHSPERDYVIDRYSRVDMPPVTEVRRTSDGELVATLEQTDIEPVKAAGWQAPERFVAKARDGKTDIYGVIYRPTDFDPNRKYPVLEDLYAGPHSAFVPKGFSSIPWLQRWAELGFIVVKIDGMGTSYRSKAFHDVASKNLVDAGLPDRKLWMQAAAEKYPQLDLSRVGVMGHSAGAQSAMAALLWHNDFYKVAVAGCGCHDNRMDKIWWNELWMGWPIGPHYADQSNVTNAHLLKGDLLLIVGELDKNVDPSSTMQVVDALMKADKDFDMLVVPGRGHNTDTPYIIRRKRDYLMEHLDATTVHPLEAEQFEHVDSAEVQ